A single window of Maylandia zebra isolate NMK-2024a linkage group LG2, Mzebra_GT3a, whole genome shotgun sequence DNA harbors:
- the kctd12b gene encoding BTB/POZ domain-containing protein KCTD12b — translation MALPDSGISAEEIPFPEIIELNVGGQVYITRYSTLTSVPDSLLWEMFTQKSAKGLARDTKGRFFVDRDGFLFRYILDYMRDQQLVLPDHFPERGRLQREAEFFNLPELVRLLAPKISKQNSLGDEGCPSDTEDSSPGTDTSRNLGSLGAAAAACASLVPGAMDGKRSGFITIGYRGSYTLGRDSHTDAKFRRVARIMVCGKTSLAKEVFGETLNESRDPDRPPERYTSRYYLKFTFLEQAFDKLADAGFHMVACNSTGTCAFAHEQTDDKIWTSYTEYVFYRE, via the coding sequence ATGGCTTTGCCAGATAGTGGCATATCTGCAGAGGAGATACCCTTTCCAGAGATCATAGAGCTCAATGTCGGTGGGCAGGTGTACATAACCCGCTACTCTACACTCACAAGCGTGCCAGACTCTCTGCTGTGGGAGATGTTTACTCAAAAGTCAGCCAAAGGACTGGCCAGGGACACAAAGGGGCGCTTCTTTGTAGACCGTGATGGTTTCCTGTTTCGTTACATCCTGGACTACATGCGTGACCAGCAGCTGGTCCTTCCAGACCACTTCCCAGAGCGCGGTCGTTTGCAGAGAGAGGCTGAGTTCTTCAACCTGCCAGAGCTCGTCAGGCTTCTGGCACCCAAAATCAGCAAACAGAACTCCCTTGGTGATGAGGGATGTCCTAGTGACACAGAGGACTCCTCACCTGGGACTGACACCTCCCGTAACCTCGGCTCTctgggtgctgctgctgctgcctgtgCCAGCCTGGTGCCCGGCGCCATGGATGGCAAACGTTCTGGGTTCATCACTATTGGCTACCGAGGCTCCTACACCTTGGGGCGCGACAGCCACACGGATGCCAAATTTCGCCGAGTGGCACGGATCATGGTGTGTGGGAAGACCTCCCTGGCTAAAGAGGTGTTTGGGGAAACGCTGAACGAGAGCCGGGACCCGGATCGCCCCCCTGAGCGCTATACATCCCGCTACTATCTCAAGTTCACCTTCCTGGAGCAGGCTTTTGACAAGCTGGCAGATGCAGGCTTTCACATGGTGGCCTGCAATTCCACAGGAACCTGTGCCTTTGCCCACGAGCAGACGGACGACAAGATCTGGACCAGCTACACTGAATATGTGTTCTACCGTGAGTGA